Proteins from a single region of Undibacterium sp. KW1:
- the paaB gene encoding 1,2-phenylacetyl-CoA epoxidase subunit PaaB — protein MSKEWPLWEVFIRSQHGLAHKHVGSLHAPDAEMAINHARDVYTRRNEGVSIWVARAGDIFASSPGDKEALFEPSNSKVYRHPTFFPMPDEVKNL, from the coding sequence ATGAGCAAAGAATGGCCCTTGTGGGAAGTATTTATCCGCAGCCAGCATGGCTTGGCGCATAAACATGTGGGAAGCCTGCATGCTCCGGATGCCGAAATGGCGATCAACCACGCGCGTGATGTCTACACACGTCGCAATGAAGGCGTCAGCATCTGGGTGGCACGTGCTGGTGATATTTTTGCCAGCAGCCCTGGCGATAAAGAAGCTTTGTTTGAGCCATCAAACAGCAAGGTATATCGTCATCCGACCTTCTTTCCCATGCCGGATGAAGTCAAGAATCTGTAA